A section of the Styela clava chromosome 9, kaStyClav1.hap1.2, whole genome shotgun sequence genome encodes:
- the LOC120340203 gene encoding uncharacterized protein LOC120340203 → MKTAIILALVALFVADVSGGWGSFTKAMKKAGSTALKAATSPTGQTLMKYGLRMALGDVRAIREMDDAEVSQMFDAIQMIREMDDDEFRTFAKAASLEDFE, encoded by the exons ATGAAAACCGCAATCATTCTAGCTTTGGTAGCATTATTTGTTGCTGATGTCTCAGGAGGATGGGGAAGCTTTACAAAGGCCATGAAAAAAGCAGGTTCAACCGCGCTCAAAGCAGCGACAAGTCC AACTGGTCAAACATTAATGAAATATGGACTACGAATGGCTCTAGGTGATGTTCGTGCAATTAGAGAAATG GACGATGCTGAAGTCAGTCAAATGTTTGATGCAATTCAAATGATCAGAGAAATGGACGACG ACGAGTTCCGCACCTTCGCAAAAGCAGCGAGCCTGGAAGATTTTGAATAG